The Mammaliicoccus sciuri genome window below encodes:
- the opp4C gene encoding oligopeptide ABC transporter permease, whose protein sequence is MSKQNKIKNKSPLIIARNKFIRNKPAMFATLILSLIFFVSIISPLIAPYDPNLQNLVMIKGEMTTEHWLGTDSGGRDILSRLLYSGRVSLIFGLVTTVGLMLIGILVGMLSGYYGGWVDTILMRFTEFVMLFPFIPFAVVLNANFSVKIENKYGSALILAIVLIALSWVGIARIVRGKVLQEKENEYFLAAQSIGTPVYKILLKHLLPNILSVIIVQATLVFAVQIVAESGLSFLGFGIDKTVPTWGNMLTDAQEGDILRSKPWIWMPPAIIITVTILCINFIGEGLKDALNPKSVR, encoded by the coding sequence ATGAGTAAGCAAAATAAAATCAAAAACAAATCGCCTTTGATAATCGCAAGAAACAAATTTATACGTAACAAACCAGCTATGTTTGCGACCTTAATATTATCTTTAATATTCTTTGTATCTATAATATCACCACTCATAGCACCATATGATCCAAACTTGCAAAATTTAGTCATGATTAAAGGCGAAATGACAACTGAGCATTGGTTGGGGACAGATTCAGGTGGTAGAGACATATTAAGTAGATTATTATATTCTGGTAGAGTTTCACTCATTTTCGGTCTCGTTACGACTGTCGGATTAATGTTAATCGGAATATTAGTCGGCATGCTTTCAGGATATTATGGAGGATGGGTTGATACGATACTTATGCGATTCACAGAGTTTGTAATGCTCTTTCCTTTTATACCATTCGCTGTTGTATTGAATGCGAATTTTAGCGTTAAAATTGAAAACAAATATGGATCTGCTTTAATACTTGCAATCGTACTGATTGCATTGTCATGGGTTGGTATTGCACGTATTGTTCGAGGTAAAGTATTGCAAGAAAAAGAAAATGAATATTTTTTAGCAGCTCAATCAATTGGAACACCTGTTTATAAAATTTTGTTAAAGCATTTATTACCTAATATACTGAGCGTTATTATTGTACAAGCAACGTTAGTATTTGCAGTCCAAATTGTAGCAGAATCGGGATTAAGCTTTTTAGGATTTGGTATTGATAAGACTGTTCCGACATGGGGTAATATGCTAACAGATGCGCAAGAAGGAGATATTTTGAGAAGTAAACCATGGATTTGGATGCCACCAGCGATTATCATTACGGTTACGATATTATGTATTAACTTTATAGGTGAAGGTTTAAAAGATGCACTGAATCCAAAATCAGTTCGTTAA